Proteins encoded within one genomic window of Geotalea daltonii FRC-32:
- a CDS encoding PilZ-like domain-containing protein: MSEQNLYYRDYFHVNQRARVDLPLGNGRFFHEWAVISSAHGDLISLRLSRDVLPHDLLLAKGEPVSVRAGSGGQGYRCHAVIEDVELEKVTLRLSGSVIPDELRAYFRLDTLLEFNYSPAGKEETWELPGNRCIIGTGTGCAKPSSQQWNFQRSRLMEMCNDKGNGEKHAAQPIIVNISGGGLRAQTVEEIQVGSVFNLAFHLPNSQPHQVQTLAEVIYCQPLASVWHTSTSFSTGMRYLKINERSRDSIIKFVCSEEIKKIRNCNKNFHSMASN; encoded by the coding sequence ATGTCGGAGCAAAACCTTTATTACCGGGATTATTTCCATGTCAACCAGAGAGCCAGGGTCGACCTGCCGCTAGGCAACGGCCGTTTCTTCCACGAGTGGGCCGTTATCAGCTCTGCACATGGAGATCTCATAAGCCTCCGGTTGTCAAGGGATGTGCTCCCCCACGACCTCCTGCTGGCAAAGGGGGAACCGGTGTCGGTCAGGGCAGGAAGCGGCGGCCAGGGCTACCGTTGCCATGCCGTTATAGAAGATGTGGAGCTGGAAAAGGTGACCTTGAGATTGAGCGGCTCGGTAATCCCCGATGAACTGAGGGCTTATTTCCGCCTGGATACACTGCTGGAGTTTAACTATTCTCCTGCCGGCAAGGAAGAAACCTGGGAACTGCCCGGCAATCGCTGCATTATCGGCACCGGAACAGGCTGTGCAAAACCGTCATCACAGCAGTGGAACTTTCAGCGATCCAGACTCATGGAAATGTGCAATGACAAGGGAAACGGCGAAAAACATGCTGCCCAGCCCATCATCGTCAATATTAGTGGTGGCGGACTGAGAGCACAAACGGTGGAAGAAATCCAGGTCGGATCAGTGTTCAACCTCGCTTTTCACCTGCCCAACAGCCAGCCCCATCAGGTTCAGACCCTGGCCGAGGTAATCTACTGCCAGCCGCTCGCTTCCGTGTGGCATACCAGTACCAGCTTCTCCACCGGCATGAGATACCTGAAAATCAATGAGCGCAGCCGGGACAGCATCATAAAATTCGTCTGCAGTGAAGAAATCAAAAAAATCAGGAACTGCAACAAGAATTTTCATTCCATGGCCTCAAACTAG
- the cobD gene encoding threonine-phosphate decarboxylase CobD, which yields MKTTFDHGGNVFSVARSLGIKPEDIADFSASINPLGISTAVKEALISSFDRYTHYPDSDAVELSSGLAAFHGLDRNSVCVANGSTELIYLMPRFLKGRRALVIAPAFSEYARALDRAGWDVAYLELDAENGFSLSVPLLEEKLSGGFDALFLCNPGNPTGKMLPLGTIKVVYRLCRASGTFLVLDEAFMDFCEAESAKHLLLDGGGVVLRSMTKFFAIPGLRLGYAMGSPEIIPELVSLREPWSVNTPAQIAGLAAIADTDYRLRTLQTIAEERALLAAQLATLNGLTVYPSAANYLLVRLDEGPTAAELRQRLLARGLLIRDCSNFQGLDTRFFRVAVRRRRENELLVREMEKTLGDAGKLV from the coding sequence ATGAAGACTACATTCGATCATGGCGGAAATGTCTTCAGCGTGGCCCGCAGCCTGGGGATAAAGCCGGAAGACATCGCGGATTTTTCTGCCAGCATCAACCCTCTTGGCATTTCGACAGCGGTGAAGGAAGCGCTTATATCCTCCTTCGACCGCTACACCCATTACCCGGATTCCGATGCCGTCGAGCTTTCCTCCGGGCTGGCTGCTTTCCATGGCCTTGATCGCAATTCGGTCTGTGTGGCCAACGGTTCAACAGAGTTGATTTACCTGATGCCACGTTTTCTAAAGGGAAGGAGGGCGCTGGTCATTGCCCCCGCCTTTTCCGAATATGCCAGGGCCCTGGACCGGGCAGGATGGGATGTGGCCTATCTGGAGCTCGACGCCGAGAATGGCTTTTCCCTGTCGGTCCCGTTGTTGGAAGAGAAGTTATCCGGCGGCTTCGATGCGCTCTTCCTCTGCAATCCCGGCAATCCCACCGGAAAGATGCTCCCTCTGGGGACCATCAAGGTGGTTTACCGCCTCTGCCGTGCTTCCGGCACCTTTCTGGTGTTGGACGAGGCATTCATGGATTTCTGTGAGGCAGAATCGGCCAAGCATCTGCTCCTGGACGGCGGCGGGGTGGTACTCAGATCCATGACCAAGTTCTTCGCCATCCCCGGCCTACGCCTGGGTTATGCCATGGGGTCACCGGAGATCATTCCTGAACTGGTATCTCTGCGGGAACCATGGAGCGTCAACACGCCGGCCCAGATTGCCGGCCTTGCAGCCATTGCCGATACGGACTACCGTCTTCGGACCTTGCAGACAATCGCCGAGGAGCGAGCCCTGCTTGCCGCGCAGCTGGCAACGCTGAATGGCTTGACGGTCTACCCGTCTGCAGCCAACTATCTGCTTGTCAGGTTGGATGAAGGTCCTACGGCAGCTGAGCTGAGGCAAAGGCTTCTTGCCCGTGGCTTACTGATAAGGGATTGCTCAAACTTCCAAGGGTTAGACACCCGCTTTTTCCGGGTTGCGGTACGCAGGCGCCGGGAAAATGAGCTGTTGGTCAGGGAGATGGAGAAGACGCTGGGGGATGCTGGGAAGCTAGTTTGA